CACCACCGGCGTGGCGTCGGTCATGCGCCAGATGCGCGCCAACCTCTTGGACGTGCTCAACGCCGACTACGTGCGCACGGCCCGCTCCAAGGGCCTGGCCGAGCGGCGCGTCATCAACCGCCACGCCGTGCGCACCGCCATCAACCCGCTCGTCAGCATGCTCGGCCTGAGCCTGCCCGAGCTCATCAACGGCACCATCATCGCCAGCATCGTCCTCAACCTGCCGACCATCGGCCCGCTGCTGTACGACTCGCTCCTCGCCAAGGACCAGTACGTGGCCATGTCGCTGCTCCTCCTCGCGAGCCTGCTCCTGATGGTCGGCAACCTGCTGGCCGACGTGGCGCTCGCGTGGGTGGACCCGAGGATCCGCTATGACTGAGGCGGGAGCGTGAGCGCCACGGCCACCCGCCCGGCGCGCCGAGGCGGCGACGCGGCGGACGTTGGCCCCAGCCAGGCGCGCCTGGCGTGGCGCCGCTTCGCGCGCTCCCGCACCGGCATCTTCGGCGGCGTCATCCTCGCGCTGCTCTACCTCGTCGCCCTCGCCGCGCAGTTCCTCGCGCCATACGACATCACCACCCAGCACCGCGCCGTCTACCAACCGCCGCAACCCGTGCGGGTGTGGCGCGAGGGCCGGCCGCGGTGGCCCTTCACCTACGCCATGAAGCAGGACCGCGATCCCGTCACGTTCCGGCGCATCTTCGTGCCCGACCTGGAGCAGCCGCTGCCCATCAGGCTCTTCGTGAAGGGGGAGACGTACCGCTTCCTCGGGCTGTTCGCCACCGACCGCCACCTGTTCGGGGCCGTGGGCGGCGACTACTACCCGCTCGGCACCGACCGCTTCGGGCGCGACCTGCTGTCGCGCATGCTGGTGGGCTCGCAGGTGTCGCTCACCGTGGGCCTGATCGGCATCCTCATCTCGTTCAGCATCGGCATCCTGGTGGGCGGCCTCAGCGGCTACTACGGGGGTTGGATCGACCAGGTGCTGCAACGCCTCATCGAGGTGCTGCTCTCCTTCCCGCGCATCCCCATCCTGCTTGCCCTCGCCACCGTCATCCCCACCACCTGGCCCT
This DNA window, taken from Trueperaceae bacterium, encodes the following:
- a CDS encoding ABC transporter permease, which codes for MAWRRFARSRTGIFGGVILALLYLVALAAQFLAPYDITTQHRAVYQPPQPVRVWREGRPRWPFTYAMKQDRDPVTFRRIFVPDLEQPLPIRLFVKGETYRFLGLFATDRHLFGAVGGDYYPLGTDRFGRDLLSRMLVGSQVSLTVGLIGILISFSIGILVGGLSGYYGGWIDQVLQRLIEVLLSFPRIPILLALATVIPTTWPSTYVYMGIVAVLALIGWAGLARVVRGQVLAVREMEFVTAARALGARDLKIVVRHVVPNLMSYLVVAATLALPGYILGESALSFLGLGVKEPMTSWGLLLKDAQNFESLRLYPWLLAPGAMIIVSVLAFNFVGDALRDAADVRSR